In Caproiciproducens sp. NJN-50, the following are encoded in one genomic region:
- a CDS encoding ROK family protein: protein MEEKGYGLLEIKRLNRVRIKKVIYKYAPITRIQIAEALGLTLPTITTNVASMLSDGLLKEAPLSDETPVNPQSGRKPSVLSFKADAAYAVGAELGPYCTTVCATDLLGKIVFQREYPIAPQEYDRMLPELAGEIRDIASHLPQHKLLGAGVGLPGFIESEKGVIRSNSRQSWNGKNLMEDLRRELGLGVTIDNNVRMRAIGEELLVRKLRPDIFAYYYISKGIACPLMIQENVIAGYTAGAGEIGHTLAQPDGPICPTCGHAGCLDAVASETAILNFCREACKEGKAPVLRSLLSEEKADALDIKTVLRAQQMGDLSVCEIVEHAVEYLGISLANLINLISPGLVVVDGYLMKQECNRKKLRDVIAKHLYGLNEKEVGIEFLSFDLYRGAKGSAAKVLRKFLLE from the coding sequence ATGGAAGAAAAAGGGTATGGCCTGCTGGAAATCAAAAGGCTGAACCGGGTCCGCATTAAAAAAGTGATCTACAAATACGCTCCGATCACCAGAATCCAGATCGCGGAGGCTTTGGGATTGACGTTGCCGACCATTACAACAAATGTCGCTTCCATGCTTTCGGATGGCTTGCTGAAAGAAGCCCCCCTGTCGGATGAAACGCCGGTCAATCCCCAGAGCGGGCGTAAGCCGTCTGTGCTGAGCTTCAAAGCGGATGCGGCCTATGCGGTGGGTGCAGAACTTGGACCATATTGTACCACGGTCTGCGCAACAGACCTTCTTGGCAAGATTGTCTTTCAGAGAGAATATCCAATTGCTCCCCAGGAATATGACAGGATGCTTCCCGAATTGGCGGGAGAAATCAGAGACATTGCCTCACATTTGCCGCAACACAAATTGTTGGGGGCCGGTGTCGGGCTTCCCGGTTTTATTGAAAGCGAAAAGGGCGTCATTCGGAGCAACTCCAGACAATCCTGGAACGGGAAAAACCTTATGGAAGATTTGAGAAGGGAATTAGGACTGGGAGTCACGATAGACAATAATGTGCGTATGAGGGCGATTGGGGAAGAACTGCTTGTGAGAAAATTGCGCCCTGACATTTTTGCCTATTACTATATATCGAAGGGAATTGCTTGCCCTTTGATGATTCAGGAGAATGTAATTGCCGGTTATACGGCGGGCGCCGGAGAAATAGGACATACGCTTGCGCAGCCAGACGGACCGATCTGCCCAACCTGCGGCCATGCCGGGTGCCTGGATGCGGTGGCGAGCGAAACTGCGATTTTAAATTTTTGCAGAGAAGCCTGCAAAGAGGGGAAGGCTCCTGTTTTAAGGAGCTTGCTTTCCGAAGAAAAGGCAGATGCCCTAGATATAAAAACAGTTTTGCGCGCACAACAGATGGGGGATCTTTCTGTCTGTGAAATTGTGGAACACGCCGTGGAATATCTTGGAATCTCACTGGCGAACCTGATCAATTTAATTAGCCCGGGATTAGTGGTGGTGGATGGGTATCTGATGAAACAGGAGTGCAACCGAAAGAAGCTTCGGGATGTAATCGCCAAGCATTTGTACGGGCTGAATGAGAAGGAAGTCGGCATTGAGTTTCTTTCTTTCGACCTGTACCGCGGCGCGAAGGGCAGTGCGGCGAAGGTACTGCGGAAATTTTTATTGGAGTAG
- a CDS encoding glycoside hydrolase family 3 N-terminal domain-containing protein, with the protein MEIYKDSLQPVEKRVEDLLSRMTLEEKAAQLCGDLPGSFIANGVVDRARLREKFPDGLGRFTQYSLVGLIDPAMIARATNDIQHFFMEETRLGIPVALQSENLCGYPAKGGTIFPAMLNVASTWMPDLAEKMSAVIGKESHAVGINSAMSPVVDVSRDPRWGRTYETFGEDPYLISQMGIHYVRGMQNTGVSCIAKHFLGYAETQAGLNTAVTRINPRELYEVFATPFEAVAKEAGVGGMMASYSEIDGLCVGANREIAHKLLRDTMGFQGMLTSDGGAIWKMFDCFHLSATYQEAGLLAKRAGLDTEIPVGEAFRSLPDYVRDGQLEESLLDESVRRILTIKFNCGLFEHPYVEEEKAAVSMTAPEKQNISEIIAEKSMILLKNETRTLPLKKGARLAVIGPHADSLRYPVSGYTYPAYVEMIENSKNTERAEQISFNGIMDERKKSKLENKEKAAGPFDAVFAMFDSKDVARISDMNAVLREEGSRSLREVLNSRFEVRYAQGCGIIDLSKDGFPEAVEAARQSDVVIMALGGNCGWVNVTGGEGKDRCHLDLPGVQEELLETVTAVGKPVVLVLYGPGCFSVGWAQKHVQAIVQAWLPGPYGARAVADVLDGTANPGGKLPVTIPRSVGQVPLYYNHRTGSGYADTGDEQFCSDIFSGGYVDEDNTPLYPFGYGLSYTDFHLSDFSVEEKQMPTDGEIHISCSVSNTGGCPGDEVVQLYTHFNGAHIVRPNKQLAGFVRVSLKEGERKTVRFTLDTAQLGYYNEDMAFVVEPGVLDLMVGTNAHDLPLRGQVALTGKPADVLGRRSYTCKVTVQ; encoded by the coding sequence ATGGAGATTTACAAAGACAGCTTGCAGCCGGTGGAAAAACGCGTGGAAGATTTGCTTTCCCGTATGACGCTGGAAGAAAAAGCGGCGCAGCTGTGCGGGGATTTGCCGGGTTCCTTTATTGCTAACGGCGTGGTGGACCGCGCAAGGCTGAGGGAAAAGTTTCCGGACGGATTGGGCCGCTTCACCCAGTATTCTCTGGTTGGGCTGATTGACCCGGCGATGATTGCCCGCGCAACCAACGATATTCAGCACTTTTTTATGGAGGAGACCCGCCTGGGGATTCCGGTCGCGCTGCAGTCGGAAAACCTCTGCGGATATCCGGCTAAAGGCGGAACGATTTTTCCGGCGATGCTCAATGTCGCCTCCACATGGATGCCGGACCTTGCGGAGAAGATGAGCGCCGTGATTGGGAAAGAATCGCACGCGGTTGGAATCAACTCAGCAATGAGCCCCGTTGTGGATGTTTCAAGAGACCCCAGGTGGGGCAGAACTTATGAGACGTTCGGGGAAGACCCCTATCTGATCAGCCAGATGGGAATTCATTATGTGCGCGGAATGCAGAATACCGGAGTCAGCTGCATTGCCAAACATTTCCTCGGTTACGCAGAGACGCAGGCCGGGTTGAACACCGCGGTGACCCGGATAAATCCCCGTGAGCTGTACGAGGTTTTTGCGACCCCCTTTGAGGCTGTTGCCAAGGAGGCCGGTGTGGGCGGAATGATGGCGTCTTATTCTGAAATTGACGGGCTTTGTGTCGGAGCCAACAGGGAAATCGCTCATAAGCTGCTCCGCGACACCATGGGCTTTCAGGGGATGCTGACTTCGGACGGAGGGGCGATCTGGAAGATGTTTGACTGCTTCCATCTTTCCGCCACCTATCAGGAAGCCGGGCTCCTTGCGAAAAGGGCGGGGCTTGACACCGAGATTCCTGTAGGGGAGGCGTTCCGCAGCTTGCCGGACTATGTGCGGGATGGGCAGCTGGAGGAATCTTTGCTGGATGAATCCGTGCGGCGGATCCTGACGATCAAGTTCAACTGCGGCCTGTTTGAACATCCTTATGTAGAGGAAGAGAAAGCCGCCGTTTCCATGACGGCACCGGAAAAGCAAAACATAAGCGAAATAATTGCCGAAAAGTCAATGATTCTGCTAAAGAACGAAACTAGAACTTTGCCGCTGAAAAAGGGTGCAAGACTGGCGGTGATTGGACCGCATGCCGACAGCCTGCGCTATCCGGTTAGCGGATATACATACCCGGCTTATGTCGAGATGATTGAAAACAGTAAAAACACCGAGCGGGCAGAGCAGATCTCTTTTAACGGGATCATGGACGAAAGGAAAAAATCCAAACTGGAAAACAAAGAAAAAGCCGCAGGCCCGTTCGATGCCGTTTTCGCGATGTTCGACAGCAAAGACGTCGCTCGGATAAGCGATATGAATGCCGTTCTCCGTGAAGAGGGAAGCCGTTCCCTTCGGGAGGTTTTGAACAGCCGCTTTGAAGTCCGCTACGCACAGGGCTGCGGGATCATCGATCTTTCTAAGGACGGGTTCCCGGAAGCGGTCGAAGCTGCCCGTCAGAGCGACGTTGTCATCATGGCGCTCGGCGGAAACTGCGGATGGGTCAATGTGACCGGCGGGGAAGGAAAGGACCGTTGTCACCTTGACCTCCCGGGCGTCCAGGAGGAATTACTGGAGACGGTCACTGCCGTCGGCAAACCTGTCGTATTGGTTCTGTATGGGCCCGGGTGCTTCTCGGTCGGATGGGCGCAGAAACATGTGCAGGCCATTGTGCAGGCATGGCTTCCCGGCCCTTATGGAGCGAGAGCGGTTGCCGATGTTCTGGACGGTACGGCCAATCCGGGAGGGAAATTGCCCGTTACCATACCGCGAAGCGTGGGACAGGTGCCCTTATATTACAACCACAGGACGGGCAGCGGCTATGCCGACACCGGTGACGAACAGTTTTGTTCAGATATTTTTTCCGGGGGCTATGTTGATGAAGACAATACTCCCCTTTATCCCTTCGGTTACGGCCTCAGTTATACCGATTTTCATCTGTCGGATTTTTCTGTGGAAGAAAAGCAGATGCCAACGGATGGGGAAATTCATATCAGCTGCAGCGTCTCCAATACGGGCGGGTGCCCAGGGGACGAGGTTGTACAGCTCTATACTCATTTTAACGGTGCGCATATTGTCCGTCCAAATAAACAGCTTGCCGGTTTTGTGAGGGTTTCCCTGAAAGAAGGTGAGAGAAAAACGGTAAGGTTCACGCTCGATACCGCGCAGCTTGGTTATTACAACGAGGACATGGCTTTTGTCGTGGAGCCGGGCGTACTGGACCTTATGGTTGGCACGAATGCGCATGATCTGCCGCTCAGGGGGCAGGTCGCACTGACGGGAAAACCCGCTGACGTCTTGGGAAGGCGCAGCTACACCTGCAAGGTCACAGTCCAATAA
- a CDS encoding MFS transporter, translating into MDSSSKAEMMEAPEKNIWEYSVGNLANNLIFLFVGTYVMYFYTNILGVSALVAGTIFMVARLIDAVTDPLMGMIVDRTNTKRFGKYRGFIIFGSPFLGIIFVLMFTTPNLSVTGKVIYAYICYIMYSLAWTVVQIPQLALPIILSNDVAKRTRIQAIFQAFGSIGNLVITSFVLPLLDLFGGQDNSRSWFVVSIIIAVISTVLFIVSAQSAKRLDVYRPYVAVQKEKEKKHTLKETFSVITQNRALICVLIAYGTDMFAYQISTALRMYFFKYNMGGRTDLINWLGYVGLVVSFVLVPVIKPMVAKAGKRKLIIGVESLAILFTLPLLFGSPNVAAVMFTYIAITITFNFNNLVSRSAVLDSANYAQLKTGRDGSALVNSTFTFVNKCCQAFSMFFAGAILSSTGYNAKLTQQGSGTLQAILYLTTLLPIAGYICSLIAMKYYPMDRAGELKMEQEIKALRLKEKEVETSE; encoded by the coding sequence ATGGATTCTAGCTCAAAGGCTGAAATGATGGAAGCACCCGAAAAAAATATTTGGGAGTACAGTGTCGGGAACCTTGCCAATAACCTTATTTTTCTTTTCGTCGGCACCTATGTAATGTATTTTTACACCAACATCCTGGGGGTCTCCGCGCTCGTGGCGGGCACTATTTTTATGGTGGCCCGTTTAATTGACGCCGTCACCGATCCGCTGATGGGCATGATCGTTGACCGGACCAATACAAAAAGATTTGGAAAATACCGTGGATTTATCATTTTTGGCTCGCCTTTTCTCGGCATAATCTTTGTGCTGATGTTTACGACACCCAACCTCAGCGTCACAGGTAAAGTGATTTACGCTTACATCTGCTACATCATGTACAGCTTGGCATGGACGGTCGTGCAGATCCCGCAGCTTGCGCTGCCGATTATTCTTTCTAATGATGTTGCGAAACGCACGAGAATTCAGGCGATTTTCCAGGCGTTCGGCTCTATCGGCAACCTTGTCATCACTTCTTTTGTCCTTCCGCTTCTCGACCTATTCGGAGGTCAGGACAATTCGCGGTCATGGTTCGTCGTGAGTATCATTATCGCCGTGATTTCTACCGTTCTGTTCATTGTTTCCGCTCAGTCCGCGAAGAGGCTGGACGTTTACAGGCCGTATGTGGCGGTTCAAAAAGAGAAAGAGAAGAAGCACACGCTAAAAGAAACATTTTCCGTCATCACCCAAAACCGCGCCCTGATCTGCGTGCTGATTGCCTATGGCACCGATATGTTTGCCTATCAGATTTCCACGGCCCTCCGTATGTATTTTTTCAAGTACAACATGGGCGGACGGACAGATCTGATCAACTGGCTCGGCTATGTCGGGCTTGTCGTTTCCTTTGTTCTGGTTCCGGTCATCAAACCGATGGTAGCCAAAGCCGGCAAACGGAAGCTGATTATCGGAGTTGAGTCCCTTGCGATTCTTTTTACGCTTCCTCTGCTGTTCGGAAGCCCGAATGTCGCCGCAGTCATGTTTACTTATATCGCCATTACCATTACGTTCAATTTCAATAACCTGGTGAGCCGTTCCGCCGTCCTCGATTCAGCCAACTATGCTCAGTTAAAGACAGGCCGCGACGGTTCCGCGCTTGTCAATTCCACCTTTACTTTTGTCAACAAATGCTGTCAGGCGTTCAGCATGTTTTTTGCCGGTGCGATCCTGAGTTCCACCGGATACAATGCCAAGCTGACGCAGCAGGGAAGCGGGACCCTGCAGGCGATTCTGTATTTGACGACGCTCCTCCCTATTGCGGGTTACATCTGTTCTCTGATCGCCATGAAATACTACCCCATGGACCGGGCGGGAGAATTGAAAATGGAACAGGAAATCAAGGCACTGCGTTTAAAGGAGAAGGAGGTTGAAACGTCCGAATAA
- a CDS encoding sulfatase-like hydrolase/transferase, with translation MDRRPDIIIFNPDQMRADALGHLGNPAAITPNLDRFAQRDAVSFRNAFCQNPVCVPSRCSFATGLYPHVRGHRTMQYLLREGEPSLFSELKDAGYYVWMNARNDLVAGQIPGLLEQHASEIFYGGDAPAAPGPEQPDPRGKPGDKNYYSFYRGKLKKDRDGRNYSSDDEAVDGAAKRILSFHSDRPLCLFLGLMAPHPPYAVEDPYFSAVDRTKLPPRARVLPKAGKPPMEERLREYMALGRYTERDWTELRACYLGMCIKVDEQFQKICDALKAAGRYDNAAIFFFSDHGDYTGDFDLPEKAQNTFENCLTNVPLLIKPPKGVPVDPGVTESVAELVDFYATAMDFAQVSSSHDSFGKSLRTILADRSIQIKQYAFCEGGRMPYERQCDEYHAYGGDPSDRTREYWPRQQAQLDSDAHEKGTMICDGHYKYVLRTGGRDEFYNLKEDTKEERNQIDRLEYRPIAEKMRSAMLLWYQSTCDLVPRNYDKRFSDEMIWHRVKNICPPQHEQAVKEKIKEGAAFMEVIAFCRSLGGR, from the coding sequence ATGGATCGGCGACCGGACATCATTATATTCAATCCGGACCAAATGAGGGCCGACGCCCTTGGACATTTGGGAAATCCCGCGGCGATTACTCCGAATCTGGATCGATTCGCTCAAAGGGACGCGGTTTCTTTTCGCAATGCCTTTTGCCAGAATCCGGTCTGTGTTCCAAGCCGCTGCAGTTTTGCGACCGGCCTTTACCCGCATGTGAGGGGCCACAGGACTATGCAGTATCTGCTCCGGGAAGGAGAGCCATCGCTTTTCAGCGAACTGAAGGACGCCGGCTATTATGTCTGGATGAATGCCAGAAACGATCTGGTCGCCGGTCAGATTCCGGGACTTTTGGAACAACACGCAAGTGAAATTTTTTACGGCGGAGACGCGCCCGCGGCTCCGGGACCGGAACAGCCAGACCCGCGAGGAAAACCGGGTGACAAAAATTATTACTCGTTCTACCGAGGCAAATTAAAAAAGGATCGGGACGGCAGAAATTATTCTTCGGATGACGAGGCGGTCGACGGTGCGGCAAAACGAATTCTGTCCTTCCATTCGGACCGCCCCCTCTGCCTGTTTCTCGGCCTGATGGCACCGCATCCGCCCTATGCGGTAGAAGACCCCTATTTTTCGGCAGTCGACAGGACAAAGCTCCCGCCAAGAGCGCGGGTGCTGCCAAAGGCGGGCAAACCACCAATGGAAGAGCGGCTGCGCGAGTACATGGCCTTAGGTCGCTATACGGAACGGGACTGGACGGAACTTCGGGCCTGTTACCTTGGCATGTGCATAAAAGTCGACGAACAGTTTCAGAAAATCTGCGATGCCTTAAAAGCTGCGGGCCGCTATGATAATGCCGCGATCTTTTTCTTCAGTGACCATGGAGATTACACGGGTGATTTCGATCTGCCGGAAAAAGCGCAGAATACGTTTGAAAACTGTCTGACCAACGTACCGCTTCTGATTAAGCCGCCAAAGGGAGTACCCGTCGACCCAGGCGTCACAGAGAGCGTAGCGGAACTGGTGGACTTTTACGCCACGGCGATGGATTTCGCACAGGTGAGTTCCTCTCACGATTCTTTCGGAAAAAGCCTGCGGACGATTTTGGCGGACAGAAGCATTCAAATAAAGCAATATGCCTTCTGCGAGGGTGGGCGCATGCCGTACGAGCGGCAGTGCGACGAATACCATGCCTATGGCGGCGATCCATCGGACAGAACACGTGAATACTGGCCCAGGCAGCAGGCCCAGCTTGACTCTGATGCTCACGAAAAGGGAACAATGATCTGCGACGGGCATTATAAATACGTTCTGAGAACCGGCGGCAGGGATGAATTTTACAATTTGAAGGAAGACACGAAAGAAGAGAGAAATCAGATCGACCGGCTGGAATACAGACCAATTGCGGAGAAAATGCGTTCGGCAATGCTGCTGTGGTATCAGAGCACCTGTGATCTTGTTCCAAGAAATTATGACAAAAGATTCAGCGATGAAATGATATGGCATCGCGTCAAGAATATCTGCCCTCCGCAGCATGAGCAAGCGGTTAAGGAAAAAATTAAGGAAGGCGCCGCTTTTATGGAGGTCATTGCCTTCTGCCGGTCACTCGGCGGCAGATAG
- a CDS encoding glucose-6-phosphate isomerase — translation MLRFNFENAVDFIGKAKVDSYIESNKNLLQQLFKEKEEDPERVFGWFDVEKWTAPDLVNQIKRKAGEIQEKADAFVLVGVGGSNNGARAVVEALAKNSKVEVVYAGNNLSSIRVHELLEKLKGKSVYIDVIAKNFETLEPGLSFRILRRFLREQHGENFSERIVATGTQGSSLNRLADENGYLFLPFPADIGGRYSVLSPVGLLPVAAAGIDIDQMILGAREMELEIKKAPFHNNPAVTYAAVRSCLEKQGFAMEFLSFFEPDLECFAKWWVQLFAESEGKDHEGLYPVACSFSEDLHSVGQYIQNGKRDLSELFLQVEAVEQDYVVKPDDRFKDGFDYLDGKTVKEINDIAFRATVKAHIDGGIPCSVITLPKLTPYYFGQLFYFFQFACYLSGTFIGINPFDQPGVEAYKNEMFYNLKSR, via the coding sequence ATGTTAAGATTCAATTTTGAAAACGCAGTTGATTTTATTGGAAAAGCGAAGGTGGATTCCTATATAGAAAGCAATAAAAATTTGCTTCAGCAACTGTTCAAAGAAAAAGAAGAAGATCCGGAACGGGTATTTGGCTGGTTTGATGTTGAAAAGTGGACCGCGCCGGACCTTGTAAACCAGATAAAACGCAAAGCCGGGGAGATTCAAGAAAAAGCGGACGCGTTTGTGCTTGTAGGTGTCGGAGGCTCCAACAACGGGGCGCGTGCGGTGGTCGAGGCCCTTGCAAAAAACTCCAAAGTGGAAGTGGTCTATGCTGGGAACAACCTTTCCAGCATTCGCGTTCACGAGCTTTTGGAAAAGCTTAAAGGGAAATCCGTTTATATTGATGTGATCGCCAAAAATTTTGAAACGCTGGAGCCGGGTCTTTCTTTCCGAATCCTTCGCAGGTTTCTACGGGAGCAGCACGGAGAAAATTTTTCAGAAAGAATTGTTGCGACCGGAACGCAGGGCAGCAGCCTGAACCGTCTTGCAGATGAAAACGGATATCTGTTTTTGCCGTTCCCCGCAGACATCGGAGGGCGGTATTCCGTGCTGTCACCGGTCGGCCTGCTTCCTGTCGCCGCTGCAGGGATCGATATTGACCAGATGATCCTTGGCGCTAGGGAAATGGAACTGGAGATCAAGAAGGCTCCCTTTCACAACAACCCTGCCGTGACTTATGCGGCAGTGCGCAGCTGTCTGGAAAAACAGGGCTTTGCGATGGAGTTTCTGTCCTTCTTTGAACCGGATCTGGAATGCTTTGCAAAGTGGTGGGTTCAGCTTTTCGCGGAAAGCGAGGGAAAAGATCACGAAGGTCTGTATCCGGTCGCGTGTTCTTTTTCGGAAGACCTTCATTCCGTCGGGCAATATATTCAGAATGGGAAAAGGGACCTTTCGGAGCTTTTCCTTCAGGTTGAAGCAGTAGAGCAGGATTATGTGGTAAAGCCGGATGATAGATTCAAAGACGGTTTTGATTATCTCGACGGAAAAACAGTCAAAGAAATCAACGATATTGCTTTCCGTGCCACAGTGAAAGCTCACATCGATGGAGGAATCCCGTGCAGTGTGATTACACTGCCCAAGCTGACGCCTTATTATTTTGGACAGCTGTTTTATTTCTTCCAGTTTGCCTGCTATCTCTCAGGAACGTTCATCGGCATAAATCCTTTCGATCAGCCGGGTGTGGAAGCCTATAAAAACGAAATGTTCTATAATTTGAAAAGCAGGTGA
- a CDS encoding CoA-acylating methylmalonate-semialdehyde dehydrogenase, giving the protein MSEAKTLQCFINGEFIESKTDVYSDAYDPSTGEVIAKVPRCTKEEVERAIASAKAAFPAWSSTPVPKRVQILYRMRELIVEHMDELTYLVAKENGKNWKEAEGDVLKAKEGTEQALSAPSLMMGDSLMNASSGYDTVNYRIPLGVCAGIIPWNFPSMIPMGWMTPICIACGNTMVLKAATFTPQSALRFAELYKEAGLPDGVINVVTCSRNESEILLRHPDIKAVTFVGSTEVGLHIYSTAAANGKRVQALCEAKNHALVLGDAPIQRTAAGIINASFGCAGERCMALPVVAVQENVADALIAEVVRQAKGIKVGPAYEKATKLGPVVNEGHRKFILDWIQKGIDEGAELVLDGRNVKVEGYENGFYLGPTIFDRVEPGMTIGDHEVFGPVLCFKRVRDFEEGLAVMNANPFANGSVIFTQSGHYAREFAARTDGGMVGVNVGIPVPVGYFTFSGHKQSFFGDLHVLGKDGFRFYTDTKTVTTRWFDEEEGKSTNVSTWDGTI; this is encoded by the coding sequence ATGTCCGAAGCAAAAACTCTGCAGTGCTTTATTAACGGGGAATTCATCGAATCAAAAACGGACGTTTACAGCGATGCTTATGATCCGAGTACCGGAGAAGTGATCGCAAAGGTCCCGCGCTGCACAAAGGAAGAAGTGGAGCGGGCCATCGCAAGCGCGAAAGCGGCTTTTCCCGCGTGGTCCTCGACTCCGGTTCCAAAACGCGTTCAGATTCTGTACCGCATGCGGGAGCTGATCGTAGAACATATGGATGAACTTACCTATCTTGTCGCGAAAGAAAACGGTAAGAATTGGAAAGAAGCGGAAGGGGACGTTCTAAAAGCTAAGGAAGGAACGGAGCAAGCTCTGTCGGCTCCGTCGCTCATGATGGGAGACAGCCTGATGAATGCCTCCAGCGGGTATGACACGGTGAATTACCGCATCCCGCTCGGCGTTTGCGCCGGTATTATTCCCTGGAATTTTCCCTCCATGATCCCCATGGGATGGATGACGCCAATTTGCATTGCCTGCGGCAATACGATGGTTTTAAAAGCGGCCACCTTTACCCCGCAATCCGCGCTTCGCTTTGCCGAATTATATAAAGAAGCCGGCCTGCCCGACGGAGTCATCAACGTGGTGACCTGCTCGCGCAATGAATCCGAAATCCTTTTGAGACATCCGGACATTAAAGCCGTTACGTTTGTCGGTTCCACCGAAGTCGGGCTGCATATTTACTCCACTGCGGCGGCAAACGGGAAACGCGTGCAGGCCCTGTGCGAAGCGAAAAACCATGCCTTGGTTTTAGGCGACGCACCCATTCAGAGGACGGCTGCCGGAATTATCAACGCATCCTTCGGCTGCGCGGGAGAGCGCTGCATGGCGCTGCCTGTCGTCGCTGTACAGGAAAACGTCGCGGATGCTCTGATTGCCGAGGTTGTCAGGCAGGCAAAAGGCATTAAGGTCGGGCCGGCCTATGAGAAAGCGACGAAGCTCGGACCCGTTGTCAACGAAGGCCACCGCAAATTTATTCTGGACTGGATCCAAAAGGGCATCGACGAAGGCGCCGAGCTGGTTTTGGACGGGCGCAATGTCAAAGTAGAGGGCTATGAGAACGGTTTTTACCTTGGGCCTACTATTTTCGACCGCGTTGAGCCGGGTATGACGATCGGCGACCACGAGGTTTTCGGCCCCGTTCTCTGCTTCAAACGCGTCCGGGACTTTGAAGAGGGACTGGCCGTTATGAACGCGAACCCATTTGCAAACGGCTCCGTTATTTTCACCCAGAGCGGGCATTACGCGCGTGAGTTTGCAGCCCGCACGGACGGCGGAATGGTCGGCGTCAACGTCGGGATTCCCGTCCCCGTCGGATATTTCACTTTCTCCGGACACAAACAGTCCTTCTTTGGTGACCTGCACGTGCTGGGCAAGGACGGTTTTCGCTTCTATACGGATACCAAAACGGTCACGACCCGCTGGTTTGACGAGGAGGAAGGAAAATCGACGAACGTTTCCACCTGGGACGGCACCATTTAA
- the dctP gene encoding TRAP transporter substrate-binding protein, protein MKMKRFLAAILTAAICIALTACGGSGTASPTAGSASGTSSSAGGKTRELTLSCHVTEDDSNMVLFKKFAELVNQKTNNEIKITIYPNGQLYGQKDALEALKLGTLDLAMSDTSLWANYDASCGLLDLPYVFDTRKQAIDVSSSDIIQPLKDRLVKASGIRPITIECLNFRNCLVKKMNVNSIDGFKNLKMRTPEAPTIIKFFELIGANPSVISSGEAYTAVQTGVADGLEGHAEYMVLQKFYEVAKNYVQTEHVMTFTALNMSEKVYESLTDSQKTAFEEASKEALTYFYKYTDKLFDEKYAELEKDGVKITKVDKAPFKAAVKPYVDDFVKQNNWEDLYNTIQKTA, encoded by the coding sequence ATGAAGATGAAAAGGTTTTTGGCAGCAATCCTGACCGCCGCAATCTGCATTGCCCTGACGGCGTGCGGAGGAAGCGGTACCGCCTCTCCCACAGCCGGCTCAGCATCGGGCACATCCTCCTCCGCAGGCGGCAAGACGCGGGAACTGACCCTCTCCTGCCACGTTACCGAGGACGACAGCAACATGGTCCTGTTTAAAAAATTTGCAGAACTGGTGAATCAGAAAACCAACAACGAGATCAAGATCACCATTTACCCGAACGGGCAGCTCTATGGACAGAAGGATGCCCTGGAAGCGCTGAAGCTCGGCACGCTCGACCTGGCGATGTCCGACACTTCCCTGTGGGCGAATTATGACGCCTCCTGCGGCCTGCTGGACCTTCCTTACGTTTTTGACACCAGGAAGCAGGCGATCGACGTCAGTTCCTCCGACATTATTCAGCCGCTGAAAGACCGGCTGGTAAAGGCTTCCGGCATCCGTCCCATTACCATAGAATGCCTGAACTTCCGTAACTGCCTGGTCAAAAAAATGAACGTCAATTCCATCGACGGTTTTAAAAATCTGAAGATGAGGACTCCCGAAGCCCCGACGATCATCAAATTCTTTGAGCTGATCGGCGCAAATCCCAGCGTCATTTCTTCCGGAGAAGCCTACACGGCAGTGCAGACCGGCGTCGCCGACGGGTTGGAGGGCCACGCGGAATACATGGTCCTTCAAAAGTTCTATGAGGTTGCGAAAAACTATGTGCAGACGGAGCATGTGATGACCTTCACCGCGCTGAACATGAGCGAAAAAGTCTATGAATCGCTGACCGATTCCCAGAAAACGGCTTTCGAAGAAGCCAGCAAGGAAGCGCTTACTTACTTTTACAAGTACACGGACAAGCTTTTTGACGAGAAATACGCCGAGCTGGAGAAGGACGGAGTGAAAATCACGAAAGTGGACAAAGCGCCCTTCAAAGCGGCGGTGAAGCCCTACGTCGACGATTTCGTCAAGCAGAACAATTGGGAGGATCTTTACAACACGATTCAGAAAACCGCCTGA